The genomic DNA GGGGCTGGCCTCCTGGATGATATGCCCCGAGATAAGCGGGGTCGGGTAGGGCGCGCTGGGGGTATAAGATTCGGAGATGAATGTACAGCACTCAACGGCTGAGGGTTGGAGGAGGTCATCTAAAAACCATTGAAACAATTAGCTCACAAGCCCGTTTCTGGACATTGACATCATCGAAGTAAGAGCTGCTTACCCTGGCGCTGGCACTGAGATAAAGATGTCTATACACAACAGCAAGCAACTGGCGATCCTCCTGTACAATCGATGGGGTAGCGCTGCTGGATCTAGAGGGGATGAGGTGGCGGAGCAGTTTAAGAGGCTGACTGGCGCGGTAGGAGCTCCGGAAGTAGATATGGTAAACCCCTAGCGATGTTCGTCTGAATACACTCGACCCCGTCTCAGGATTGTTTCTTTCTGGTCTGTTCCTATTCCCCGTCCGTCAGACGCGATACGACCTCGTCGCGGCGTGAAGTAATAATGGTGGTTAACGAGGGGTAGAGCCCGAGAATCTGTTTGATGGACTGAAATACACCAATGTAGCTGCCTCAAGGCCAATGTCAAGATACACGCAGTGGGGGGGCTGTACCCTGGTACAAAAGTCTTCCTACTTATATATACCCCAGGCTTCCCAGAGTGTATGGAGCGGAATGCCGGGCGGAGGCCAAACACCCCTGCACCGATGAACGTTGGAAATGAAGAATATTGACAGAGAAGCCAATAGAGATGATAGATCGAGGGTGCAGCACAAATCCGAATAAATTGAATAGAAGCGCTCCGGACGAGAAACTTTGACCTCGCAACCAGAGCACATGTACTGTTTTATACGCCCCACCTGCGCTGGCGCCCTGCGCAGCATAATAATGCACTAGTTACCAAGTTTGGTGGGCGGTAAAAGAATCTCCGCGGGGGGTGAGATCGGCGGCGCTGCTCATCGTAAATCAGCTGCTACCATGCCGCCGGCTCCCCAGACTGGGTCGGCAACAACCCGAGTCAAAATTTTAGGAGTAAAATATCACTGAAAATTGAGCCCGCCCTCATTCGGGATCATATTCATATTTTCGTCAAGGACTGTAGTTCGCCATAATTACATAAAATATTATCGTGACATGAAAGCTGAAAGATTCTTTCTTCTCCTGGCCATTCGGCACCTTCCAAACTAAGATGCCCCTGCCGTGGCCGGTGCAGAGCGCAACCGTACCTTGGCTGCGTTCTTGTCTGGCCAACCGTGCCTGTACATGCGCTCCATCATGTTCCTGGTTGAGGTACCCCTGTGTTCTAAGATTGAAGGCCGGAGACAATGCGGAATAACGTGGTTCCTTGAGCGTCTTTGTTCATTCACAGATAACTCTAAGCGACACCCATGTTTGGGCGTTCTTTATATCACACGAGGTTGTAATTTTCAACGAAGTTATCCATCGCAAAAGCGAAGGTGCATTTGGCACATCAATACGTGATGCATATGTATTGTATAAATACTTGTGTATTCCGATTATATTCTCAGATTTACACTCATTCACACAAAACTAGGGCAGGCACATAAGAAGTTTGAAGTGATAAATTTCTGTTGTATACAATGATGGAGGAATTCGAAGTAAATCATACTGCTAGTACGACTAAGCCACTCCACCCCCTTGTTGTCGACGCTCCCGAACAGCTATAGTCAAGTCAGAGCACAAGTGCAGCTCCCCCCCCCTGGCATGAGAGTTTGACGTATTGAAGCGCTCCAATTTCATATATACCTTGGACTCGCAAGCGAGTCGCCAGCTATTTCCTCATACCGGCCAAGTTTTTCCTGTGTGTCTGTGAGGGTCCCTTCTTGGGGTTTAGCAAAATTCACCCCACGGGACTACGGAACCACTGCAGACAACGTAACAAAGTATACTTTCCATTTAGTTTCACCATTGTGCAcgtgcgcatatagcctcgaCGTGTGCTCTTCGCTCGGCTAACCCTAAAAGGGGCCACGGGCGAACCGAAACCCGAGCGACATGATTCGTTAACTTGCACATCCTATTACTGAAGGAAAGATATGACTCGATCAAAGTGAGCTATATAAGAATCAGGGCGGGCTCAATGGCGGTTCTGAACTCTGCCTCGACGCATTCAACCGTTGAAACCCAAACGACACCAGGATGGAAGGCAACAAATTCGAAAAGACTACCCTGAACACAGTACGGAGGAGACCTGACCGAGGTAAGTTCGCCTCAGCCCCAGTCTATACATGCGCCTGCACCGTAGGTGGACTTAATTTTTCTTATTTCAACCTTGGTTTCTTGGACCGCCTTCTCGCTCCACAACTGTTGATTGACTACAGGGATCTATGACAAGGAAACCATTGCTTCGATCATTCAGGAAGCCAAGGTTATGCACGTCGCTTTTATTGGTACATACAAAAACATGAAACTTGATTCATTCCGGTAATCAAGCTGTATGATTTCTTCCAGACGCACAAGGCCTTCCTCAGTGTATTCCCATGCTCGGGGTATGGGACGAAGATGAAACCGGGCAGTGCTATATGTATTTTCATGGTAAGCGAATATCGCTAATGGTCTGCGTTCCATTCTAATAAGGAAGTATCATTTGCCTTCCAGGATATCCAACTGCACGGATCATGAATAACTTGTCTGACCCTGGAACGCCAATCGTTGCGACCGCGACATTAGTTGATGGCCTAGTTTTGGCGCTTTCCGCGTTCTCTCATTCGATGAATTATCGCTCGTACGCTCTTTGTCTTGTCTTACCCAGGTCACATTACTCACACATTCAACCCGGACCCGATTATTTGTGGGGGTTTCTTATGCATAGTGCCGTCGTACATGGTGTTGTACTACCGATCACCtcggaagaagaaaagaATGACGCTTTTCAAAAGGTGGTAGAAGGAATCGCACCTGGGCGTTGGGAGAACTCGCGCCAGCCTAACGAAGAAGAAAGGCAAGGAACTGGTATCTTGAGAATCAAAGTCGAGACCGCTAGGTGGGCAATCTAAAATCTGAAAGTAAATAGTATTGACAACTTTGATTATATACAGTGCCAAAGTTCGAACCGGTCCGGCTAAAGATAGCGAAAAGGCAAGTACCCCAATTCGGTATTTGAAAGTTTGTCTTAACCGCAATTTTCTACAGGATGTAGCAGACAAAGAGCTCATTTCGAACACATGGACCGGTGTTATCCCGCTGCGAACTATCCCCGGTGTTCCTGAACCATCGAGTTACTGTACGATTCCTGCGCCTCCGCATGTATCTGCCCTGGCAGCCACTCGGCATGGAGCGTGATTCACAAGTCTAGACAAGTGATAATTAAGTTGAAACAATGTTTGATGGCATCGTGTTGTGGGGCGCGGCTCAGAGCTACACGCGCAGTGTTTGGGCACCATGGTGATCCACCGTCGGTCAGTCAATATTATCGCTCCCGCGCCACGCGCCACGTCGGGGTAACTCGGCCCGTTTCATTTCGCTTTGCCTCGTTTAGTGGCCTTTGCAACGCGAAATTGAACCGGAAACAAGAAGTGTGTAACGTCCCTTGAGAATCGCCGCAGAAGAAAACGGGAGGTGTCAAGACGCCGGCATGAGGTATTTATTCTCTTTGTGCATTTCACGGTATGTGTACCGTGGAAAAAAGCAGAGATGCCTGTGCATACATAACGTGAGCGAAGGATTCGCGTGTGGACCAACTTTATGCCCCTATTGTTCGCGAAGGTACAC from Rhizoctonia solani chromosome 16, complete sequence includes the following:
- a CDS encoding pyridoxamine 5'-phosphate oxidase family protein, whose amino-acid sequence is MRLHRIYDKETIASIIQEAKVMHVAFIDAQGLPQCIPMLGVWDEDETGQCYMYFHGYPTARIMNNLSDPGTPIVATATLVDGLVLALSAFSHSMNYRSAVVHGVVLPITSEEEKNDAFQKVVEGIAPGRWENSRQPNEEERQGTGILRIKVETASAKVRTGPAKDSEKASTPIRYLKVCLNRNFLQDVADKELISNTWTGVIPLRTIPGVPEPSSYCTIPAPPHVSALAATRHGA